A section of the Kluyveromyces lactis strain NRRL Y-1140 chromosome F complete sequence genome encodes:
- the USE1 gene encoding SNAP receptor USE1 (similar to uniprot|P53146 Saccharomyces cerevisiae YGL098W USE1 Use1p is a SNARE and forms a complex with the SNAREs Sec22p Sec20p and Ufe1p. The protein is localized to the ER and use1 mutants show defects in retrograde traffic from the Golgi to the ER Protein required for cell viability), which yields MTTDLDTLSDQLRKNYYRDLSLFQDDEDPFYHYLISTKLATNLNTVRKLAIKDNLDDPSSDAIDRYQKNFSRLEESVSSISFSKASKLQQKYDAYQESQKKRRYSVDFDATPDVPIGDEDDVDIISNVEAINDNDSLKELRQRLMGKRRDSADTEGESFDKQMQIQDDLQKELVEDMSQLVSGLRQGAEAFQNAIEHDSTVLKAAEIGLHVTSKSLSSLGSRLKKYHNEKIGFLMKLGLLSFIIIGLLVTYLVIKVFPDL from the coding sequence ATGACGACAGATTTAGACACATTAAGTGATCAACTACGCAAAAATTATTACAGGGACCTTTCGCTCTTTCAAGATGACGAAGACCCTTTTTACCATTATCTTATATCTACAAAACTGGCCACAAACTTAAATACCGTGAGAAAACTGGCTATAAAGGATAACTTGGATGATCCGTCTTCTGATGCTATTGATAGATACCAGAAAAACTTTAGCAGACTAGAGGAATCGGTTAGCTCTATCAGTTTCTCCAAAGCTTCTAAGTTGCAACAGAAATATGATGCATATCAGGAatctcaaaagaaaaggcGATATAGTGTTGATTTCGATGCAACGCCCGACGTGCCTATAGGAGATGAGGACGATGTTGATATAATATCCAATGTTGAAGCAATTAATGACAAcgattctttgaaggagCTCCGCCAAAGGCTTATGGGTAAAAGAAGGGACAGCGCTGATACGGAGGGTGAATCATTTGACAAACAAATGCAAATTCAGGATGATCTTCAGAAGGAACTGGTTGAAGACATGTCCCAGCTAGTTTCAGGCTTAAGACAAGGTGCGGAAGCTTTCCAGAATGCTATCGAACACGACTCTACTGTTCTTAAGGCAGCAGAAATCGGATTGCATGTTACTTCTAAGAGCCTTTCTTCACTCGGATCCAGATTGAAAAAGTATCacaatgaaaaaattggatTTTTAATGAAGTTAGGACTTTTATCGTTTATTATAATTGGTCTATTGGTCACCTATCTTGTAATAAAAGTATTTCCAGATTTATGA
- the LSG1 gene encoding ribosome biogenesis GTPase LSG1 (highly similar to uniprot|P53145 Saccharomyces cerevisiae YGL099W LSG1 Putative GTPase involved in 60S ribosomal subunit biogenesis localized to the cytoplasm) — translation MPPKETTKKWKPPKGPKPIQRKNKNTIGLGKAIQTARRKENEVQYLPDGEERFTTDKHEANWVKLRSVTQESALDEFLSTAELADKDFTADRHSNVKIIRMDNGADAATSQGFSLTNEQKSKINEKQRLHARELIVPRRPKWNESMTRFELERLEKEAFLEWRRKLAYLQEDNEDLLLTPFERNIEVWRQLWRVVERCDLVVQIVDARDPLLFRSTDLEKYVKEVDDRKQNLLLINKADLLTRKQRIIWAKYLLSRGISFTFFSAAKANEILERQEELGDEYVEEEDDEEILATEEEIEELDGEEVNKEILDKINILKIDQLEELFLDKAPNDPLLPPLPGQEPIIQIGLVGYPNVGKSSTINALVGAKKVSVSSTPGKTKHFQTIKLSDKVTLCDCPGLVFPNFAYNKGELVCNGVLPIDQLRDYIGPSTLVAERVPKYFLEAIYGIHIQTKSVEEGGNGEVPTAQELLVAYARARGYMTQGFGAADESRASRYILKDYVNGKLLYINPPPHMDDDTPYTREECKEFNKDLYTFSKLPINRQEQLAEAAKHKGIQDLDLARDLSRLTFSAHIGGDGDKVQAKSVNHGGKQAALYNVADELDKNFFHLNGVQGRLTNPFHKQTVANENGKKHNKKNKKSKKKASMFSD, via the coding sequence ATGCCACCAAAGGAAACAACAAAGAAGTGGAAACCTCCAAAGGGTCCAAAGCCTATTCAAAGGAAGAATAAAAACACTATTGGGTTAGGTAAGGCAATTCAAACTGCAAGACGTAAGGAAAATGAAGTGCAGTATTTGCCAGATGGTGAAGAACGTTTCACTACCGATAAGCACGAAGCTAATTGGGTAAAATTGAGATCTGTTACTCAGGAATCTGCATTAGATGAATTTTTGAGTACTGCTGAGTTAGCAGACAAGGATTTCACAGCGGACAGACATTCTAATGTCAAGATCATCAGAATGGATAACGGTGCCGATGCAGCCACATCCCAGGGATTTAGTTTGACCAATGAGCAGAAAAGTAAGATCAACGAGAAGCAGAGATTACATGCTAGAGAGTTGATTGTCCCAAGAAGGCCTAAGTGGAATGAATCTATGACCAGATTTGAATTAGAAAGgttagaaaaggaagcaTTCTTGGAATGGAGACGTAAATTAGCCTATTTGCAAGAAGACAACGAGGATTTGTTATTGACTCCATTCGAGAGAAACATTGAAGTTTGGAGGCAGTTGTGGAGAGTTGTTGAGCGATGTGATCTAGTAGTCCAAATCGTGGATGCCAGAGATCCATTATTATTCAGATCCACAGATTTAGAGAAATATGTGAAAGAAGTGGATGACAGGAAACAGAATTTACTTTTGATCAACAAAGCGGATTTATTAACAAGAAAGCAACGTATTATTTGGGCCAAGTACCTTCTCTCGAGGGGCATCTCTTTTACATTCTTTTCTGCTGCCAAGGCTAATGAAATATTAGAGAGACAAGAGGAACTAGGGGATGAAtacgttgaagaagaggacGATGAGGAAATACTGGCTACAGaggaagaaattgaagaacttgatgGGGAAGAAgtgaacaaagaaattctgGATAAAATTAACATACTGAAGATCGATcaacttgaagaattgTTCTTAGATAAAGCGCCAAACGATCCGCTACTTCCTCCATTGCCCGGTCAAGAGCCAATCATACAAATAGGTCTAGTGGGTTATCCAAACGTTGGTAAGTCTTCCACTATAAATGCCTTGGTGGGTGCCAAGAAAGTTTCTGTCTCTTCTACCCCTGGTAAGACCAAACATTTCCAAACTATCAAGTTATCTGATAAGGTAACGTTATGCGACTGTCCAGGTCTAGTTTTCCCTAATTTTGCATACAATAAAGGTGAATTGGTGTGTAACGGTGTTCTACCGATCGATCAGTTACGTGACTATATTGGGCCATCGACATTAGTGGCAGAAAGGGTCCCTAAATACTTTTTGGAAGCCATTTACGGTATCCATATTCAGACCAAATCCGTAGAAGAGGGTGGGAATGGTGAAGTACCAACTGCACAAGAATTACTCGTTGCTTATGCCAGAGCTCGTGGTTATATGACACAAGGTTTTGGTGCCGCAGATGAATCTCGTGCCTCTCGTTACATTCTCAAAGATTATGTGAACGGTAAACTCCTGTACATTAATCCACCGCCTCACATGGACGATGATACGCCATATACCAGAGAAGAATGTAAGgaattcaacaaagatttATACACGTTCAGTAAATTACCTATCAACAGACAAGAGCAACTTGCAGAAGCTGCCAAACACAAAGGTATACAAGATTTGGATCTTGCTCGCGATTTAAGTCGATTAACGTTCTCTGCTCATATTGGTGGTGATGGTGATAAAGTACAAGCTAAATCTGTCAACCATGGTGGTAAACAAGCAGCCTTGTACAACGTAGCTGATGAACTTGACAaaaatttcttccatttgAACGGTGTTCAAGGCAGACTTACGAACCCTTTCCATAAGCAAACCGTCGCCAACGAAAATGGTAAGAAGCAtaacaagaagaacaagaagagtAAGAAAAAGGCTTCCATGTTTTCCGATTAA
- the RRT2 gene encoding diphthamide synthase (similar to uniprot|P38332 Saccharomyces cerevisiae YBR246W Hypothetical ORF) has product MAQQSLQKHPHDEDAEYDSNIGIAYHLRGATKLEVKSFCRMEETAADKRVTTRLPPCCLCILREKFIIVGTYLLHKDSGNRTGSIEVYDKELNLLSSIKTYGAILDLKLNPFDDTLLATAHSTGNMILWTISVDDDNSSIDIKLLNNLQVFDPTCLITSLQFSPLLDNLVLLTTTNGDFATVDIIHGEICFIEEVEPSYFDSSTINYIEVPNADIKVINVQNDHEQIFHFKHSLECWTGEFGCLAPLKDVVFTGGDDSAIAAHDLNSGKKIWSNSKIHQAGVTAIKAARETFRGNKPTSLITGSYDDHIRSFDLRMLSETTIYPGTDVPVVNKWEDNLQGGVWRFSEAPTNDGLSNNRLMVCCMYNGAKVVNVQNDHFVTEQFIKEGHESMCYGGDWSKETVATCSFYDKSLQLWKSPN; this is encoded by the coding sequence ATGGCTCAACAATCTTTACAAAAGCACCCGCATGATGAGGATGCAGAGTACGACTCCAACATAGGTATTGCATACCACCTTAGAGGAGCGACAAAATTAGAAGTCAAGAGTTTCTGCAGAATGGAAGAAACTGCAGCTGATAAAAGGGTTACCACGCGTCTTCCTCCATGTTGCTTGTGTATTTTAAGAGAGAAATTTATCATTGTGGGTACCTATCTCTTGCATAAGGACTCAGGCAATCGAACTGGCTCTATTGAGGTTTATgataaagaattgaacCTTCTTTCTAGCATAAAAACCTATGGGGCAATTTTAGATTTGAAGCTCAATCCATTCGATGATACTTTACTCGCAACAGCTCATTCAACCGGTAATATGATTCTGTGGACGATATCTGTCGACGATgataattcatcaattgatatcaaactATTGAACAACCTTCAAGTATTTGATCCCACATGTCTAATAACGTCTCTCCAGTTTTCTCCATTGCTGGATAATCTCGTACTTTTAACCACTACTAATGGGGATTTTGCTACTGTTGATATCATACATGGTGAAATATGCTTTATAGAGGAGGTGGAGCCATCGTATTTCGACTCCTCAACAATAAATTATATTGAGGTGCCAAATGCAGACATCAAAGTTATAAATGTTCAGAATGACCATGAAcaaatctttcatttcaaacATTCTTTGGAGTGCTGGACCGGCGAGTTCGGCTGTTTGGCtcctttgaaagatgttgTATTCACTGGTGGTGACGACTCTGCAATTGCAGCTcatgatttgaattcaGGCAAAAAGATCTGGtccaattcaaaaattcatcaagcTGGTGTTACGGCAATTAAGGCTGCTAGGGAGACATTTAGAGGCAACAAGCCAACAAGTTTAATCACAGGCTCTTATGATGACCATATACGATCCTTTGATCTAAGAATGCTCTCAGAAACCACAATATATCCAGGGACAGACGTCCCTGTGGTTAATAAATGGGAAGACAATTTACAGGGTGGTGTTTGGAGATTCTCGGAGGCCCCAACGAATGACGGACTGTCAAATAACAGACTTATGGTTTGTTGCATGTATAATGGTGCGAAGGTTGTCAACGTCCAAAACGATCATTTCGTGACCGAGCAGTTTATAAAAGAAGGGCATGAATCAATGTGTTACGGTGGTGATTGGAGTAAAGAAACAGTTGCAACTTGTTCTTTTTATGACAAGTCCCTACAACTTTGGAAAAGTCCAAATTAA